GGCCCGCGGAGAGTCTGTGGGGCATCGCCGAGCGGGAGTTGGGGGACGGTGAGCGGTGGCGGGAGATCGCCGGCCTGAACGAGGGCCGGACCATGACGGACGGCCAAGTCTTCCGCGCGAACAGCTTTCTGCAGCCCGGCTGGCAGCTGGAGATGCCCGCTACCTCCGGTGCCGCGGGAGGTGTTCGTCCGCAGTCGGGTGACAGCGCTGCGGCTGCCGGGGAGCACACCGCGCACGTGGTCACGGTCCAGCCGGGCGACTTCCTGTCGAAGATCGCGCAGGAGGAGCTCGGGGACGGTGACGCGTGGCCGCAGCTGTTCGAGGCCAGCCGGGGCACGCGGCAGCCGGGCGGCCTGCCCGCCATCGCCGACCCGGACGTCATCTACGCGGGGCAGCAGGTCACGGTGCCTGGTGTCCAGCCCGACGGGCCGTCCAATGATCGCGACCAGGGCGATGAGCGGGCCCGCCAGGAGACCGCTCCCCCGGCACCCCACAAGCCCGATGCCGGGCAGGAGCCGGGCGGCGGCAACGGGGAAGAGCAGGCGCCCGTACCGAGCCTGACCACCGCGCCCGCACCAGAGTCGTCAGCCCCCAGCACACCAGCGAGCCGTCCGGCCCAGCAGCCCGGACAGGAGCAGGCGTTGCCTTCTACACCGGCTTCCGTGACGCCCCGGCCCGGTGCCAGCGTCTCGTCCTCTACAGCGCCCCCTTCGACGGCGGAATCGTCCGGCTCTGGCGCATCCTCTGCGACCACGGCGTCCGAGCCCCCTGCGACGGCTCCGGCCAGTAGCCCGCTGAACCTGCGCACGGTTTTCGGCGCCGGCGCGCTCTTGGCCGCCGCCATCACCGGCGCCCTCGCCCTGCGTAGGACGCTGCAGCGCCGACGCCGCAAACCCGGCGAGAAGATCGCCATCGCATCGGAAACTTCTCCGGCCGAGGCCCAGTTGGCGGCCACCGCCGAGCCGAGCGGAGCGGCCCGCCTCGACATCGCTCTGCGGACCCTGGCCCACCAGCTGTCCCCACAGCCTGCGGACCCTGTCCTGCCTCCCCCGCCGCTGCGGGCGGCCCGGCCATCGGCAGCACCGAAACGGACAGCCTGCTCCTGCTCAACCTCGCGCACGTGCCCGCGCTGCTCCTGGACGGCAACCCGGTCCACATCACCGAGGTGTGCACGTCACTTGCTCTGGAGATCGGGATGAGCCCGTGGGCGAGCGACGTCGAGGTCGTCACCATCGGGTTCGGCGAGGACCTGCCGCAGCTGCTGCCCACCACACGGATCGCCCACATGCGCAAGGCCACCCACGCGCTGCGTGATCTGAGCGAACGGCTGCTGGAAGCACACCAGCTGCCCGAAACCCGGCATCAGCCGTATCTGCTGTTGTGCGCGTCCCCCCTGGACGCGGACACCGCCTGGCAGTTCGCCGAGGTCATCGACAAGTCCGGCAGCGTCCCCGTCACGCTGATCGCACCCGCCAGTTCAGCAGCCTCCCACTTCCCCGACGCGGAGATCCTCAACGCGTCCCTCAGCCGGCCGCAGAACCTCAACCACGCCGGCACCGCCATCACGGTGCAGCGCCTGGAACACGCCGCGTACGTTCAGATCACCACGGCGCTGAAGGTGTCCGGGCAGCCGCCCCACCCGGCCGAAGGCCCCTGGCAGGAGGTCCCGGACGAGCCCGACGGGATGCGGCAGTGCGAACAGCCCGCGCCGCAGCAGCCCACCCCCGCTGCCGCACGTCCCTCACCGACAGCGGTGACAGACGTACGCGGCGGGGTGTTCCCGGCCCTGCTCGCCGCCACCACAGATCCGTCCGGACTGCGCCTCCTGCCGGCCGCCACGACACCGTCGGAGGCCGGCGCCGCGCCTGGCCGCGACGGCCAAGCAGCACCCCCGGCAGCCGGACAGGCCCCTGCCAGCGAGAAGACCACGGCGGCCGACGACGACAAGGACTCCAGCGAGGACGGCATGAGGCCGGAGGCCGAACAGCGCCAGGCACATGACCTGCACGCGCCGGAGATCCGCGTCCTGGGCCCGGTCGAGGTGACCGGCGTGGACAGCACCGGCCACGGTCCCCGCATGGCCCAGCTCGCCGCCCTGCTGTTCTTCCGGCCCGGGCGCAGCGCGGACGCGCTGTGCTCCGACATGGACCCCGCCAGCCCCTGGTCGTCCAGCACCCTCAACGCCCGGCTGCAAGGCCTGCGCCGCTCCCTGGGCAACGATCCCGCCGGCCACCCCTATGTGCCGCGCCGCCGTTCCGGCGACGACCCCTACCGGCTGGCCCCCGGCGTGCGCTGCGACTGGAACCGCTTCCTGCAGCTCACCGAACGCGCCCTGCCACTGGGGCCGGCGGGACTGACCGACCTGGAGAAAGCACTGACACTGGTACGGGGCCGCCCCTTCGGGGGAAAACCCCTGCCCTGGGCCGAGCCCAACCAACAGGAAATGATCACACGCATCATCGACGTCGCGCACACCGTGGCCACCCACCGCACCCCCGCAGGCCCCCACCACGACCTCAGCACGGCCCGCCAGGCCATCGCGACCGCCCTCGACGTCGACGACACCGCAGAGCTGCTCTACCGGGACTGGCTGCGGATCGAGCACGCGGCCGGCAACCGGCAGGGCCTGCACACCGCCATCACCCGCGTACAGCAGATCAACCGGGCGCTGGACTGTTCAATGGAGGCGGCCACCGAGCATCTCATCAACGAACTCCTCACACCGGCCCGTCCCACCCCCGTCGAGAACGTATGAGCATCGCCCGGCTCCCCCAGGACACCGCGCCGCAGCCCCGCCGGCCCTCCAGGCACAGCGGGCCGGACCCGGATGCCGGACCGCTTCCCGCCGCGCCCGCAGCACAGACCGAGCCGTCACCCGCGCACACCGGGCTCTGATCGGCGTGGCCGTCGCCGGTGCGGTCGTCATCGCCGGGATCGGCTTCGCGGGTTCGTACGCCGCCGTCCGCGAACTGGC
The DNA window shown above is from Streptomyces sp. NBC_01451 and carries:
- a CDS encoding LysM peptidoglycan-binding domain-containing protein yields the protein MTKAPQVTEAEQASASAAGTSASRTSYTVRETRPAESLWGIAERELGDGERWREIAGLNEGRTMTDGQVFRANSFLQPGWQLEMPATSGAAGGVRPQSGDSAAAAGEHTAHVVTVQPGDFLSKIAQEELGDGDAWPQLFEASRGTRQPGGLPAIADPDVIYAGQQVTVPGVQPDGPSNDRDQGDERARQETAPPAPHKPDAGQEPGGGNGEEQAPVPSLTTAPAPESSAPSTPASRPAQQPGQEQALPSTPASVTPRPGASVSSSTAPPSTAESSGSGASSATTASEPPATAPASSPLNLRTVFGAGALLAAAITGALALRRTLQRRRRKPGEKIAIASETSPAEAQLAATAEPSGAARLDIALRTLAHQLSPQPADPVLPPPPLRAARPSAAPKRTACSCSTSRTCPRCSWTATRSTSPRCARHLLWRSG
- a CDS encoding AfsR/SARP family transcriptional regulator, translating into MPALLLDGNPVHITEVCTSLALEIGMSPWASDVEVVTIGFGEDLPQLLPTTRIAHMRKATHALRDLSERLLEAHQLPETRHQPYLLLCASPLDADTAWQFAEVIDKSGSVPVTLIAPASSAASHFPDAEILNASLSRPQNLNHAGTAITVQRLEHAAYVQITTALKVSGQPPHPAEGPWQEVPDEPDGMRQCEQPAPQQPTPAAARPSPTAVTDVRGGVFPALLAATTDPSGLRLLPAATTPSEAGAAPGRDGQAAPPAAGQAPASEKTTAADDDKDSSEDGMRPEAEQRQAHDLHAPEIRVLGPVEVTGVDSTGHGPRMAQLAALLFFRPGRSADALCSDMDPASPWSSSTLNARLQGLRRSLGNDPAGHPYVPRRRSGDDPYRLAPGVRCDWNRFLQLTERALPLGPAGLTDLEKALTLVRGRPFGGKPLPWAEPNQQEMITRIIDVAHTVATHRTPAGPHHDLSTARQAIATALDVDDTAELLYRDWLRIEHAAGNRQGLHTAITRVQQINRALDCSMEAATEHLINELLTPARPTPVENV